In the genome of Halapricum salinum, one region contains:
- a CDS encoding NfeD family protein, with the protein MVELLGLDLPTLLLLAGAGLVVAEAFAPGAHFIVLGIALLGAGLVGLALPASLGLFATTLVLAATVMILGGVAMYGYREFDFYGGKGTAQTSDSDSLRGKTGRVTERVTGTGGQVKLDEGGFNPNFQARAMDEPIPKGTQIIVVDPGGGNVLTVANYEDLDEVDEIDRELARERDRADEEPEQDLDTA; encoded by the coding sequence ATGGTAGAGTTGCTCGGACTCGATCTGCCGACGCTGTTGTTACTGGCGGGTGCCGGGCTCGTCGTCGCCGAGGCCTTCGCACCGGGCGCGCACTTCATCGTTCTGGGAATCGCCCTGCTCGGGGCCGGCCTGGTGGGACTGGCCCTGCCGGCATCGCTGGGCCTGTTCGCGACCACACTTGTCCTCGCCGCGACGGTCATGATCCTCGGCGGTGTGGCGATGTACGGCTATCGCGAGTTCGACTTCTACGGTGGCAAGGGGACCGCCCAGACGAGTGACTCGGACTCGTTGCGGGGCAAGACGGGGCGAGTGACCGAACGCGTCACCGGAACGGGCGGGCAGGTCAAACTCGACGAGGGTGGCTTCAACCCGAACTTCCAGGCGCGCGCGATGGACGAGCCGATCCCGAAAGGCACGCAGATCATCGTCGTCGATCCCGGTGGAGGGAACGTCCTCACAGTCGCTAACTACGAAGATCTCGACGAAGTAGACGAGATCGATCGCGAACTGGCACGAGAGCGCGACCGTGCCGACGAGGAGCCCGAGCAGGATCTCGACACTGCCTGA
- a CDS encoding SPFH domain-containing protein gives MLELVPLQVGGFDSLLLVGVVLLAIAVAVVWQMVVITDATEKKALTVLGEYRKLLEPGIAFVPPFVSNTHTFDMRTQTLDVPRQEAITRDNSPVTADAVVYIKVMDAKKAFLQVDDYKRAVSNLAQTTLRAVLGDMELDDTLNKRQEINARIRKELDEPTDEWGVRVESVEVREVNPSKDVQQAMEQQTSAERRRRAMILEAQGERRSAVEEAQGEKQSNIIRAQGEKQSQILEAQGDAISTVLRAKSAESMGERAVIERGMETLEEIGKGESTKFVLPQELTSMIGRYGKHLTGSDVKDNGHVLEGLDFDAETREMLGLDDIEEILGQIDSEAEVDVEEMEEQAQAVKHGADDTNIKDPDEVIEEMDADMPGSETFNEQDGTGQSDDGSSDDSPRSS, from the coding sequence ATGCTCGAACTGGTCCCGCTGCAAGTAGGTGGGTTCGACAGTCTACTACTGGTCGGCGTCGTGCTGCTGGCGATCGCCGTCGCAGTAGTCTGGCAGATGGTCGTGATCACCGACGCGACGGAGAAGAAGGCGCTAACTGTCCTCGGGGAGTACCGCAAGCTTCTGGAGCCGGGGATCGCGTTCGTCCCGCCGTTCGTCTCGAACACGCACACTTTCGACATGCGAACGCAGACGCTGGACGTGCCCCGACAGGAAGCGATTACTCGTGACAACTCTCCCGTTACGGCCGACGCGGTCGTCTACATCAAGGTCATGGACGCCAAGAAGGCGTTCCTGCAGGTCGACGACTACAAGCGCGCCGTCTCGAACCTCGCCCAGACCACGCTGCGCGCAGTGCTGGGTGACATGGAACTGGACGACACGCTGAACAAGCGCCAGGAGATCAACGCACGCATCCGGAAGGAACTGGACGAGCCCACCGACGAGTGGGGCGTCCGAGTCGAGAGCGTCGAAGTTCGGGAGGTCAACCCGAGCAAAGACGTCCAGCAGGCCATGGAGCAGCAGACTTCCGCCGAGCGCCGCCGCCGTGCCATGATCCTGGAAGCCCAGGGAGAACGGCGCAGCGCCGTCGAGGAGGCCCAGGGTGAGAAGCAGTCCAACATCATCCGCGCCCAGGGTGAGAAGCAGAGTCAGATCCTCGAAGCACAGGGTGACGCCATCTCGACCGTGCTCCGCGCGAAATCCGCCGAATCGATGGGCGAGCGGGCTGTCATCGAGCGCGGTATGGAGACCCTCGAAGAGATCGGGAAGGGCGAGTCGACGAAGTTCGTCCTCCCGCAGGAGCTGACGTCGATGATCGGCCGCTACGGCAAACACCTCACCGGCAGCGACGTCAAGGATAACGGCCACGTACTCGAAGGACTCGACTTCGACGCCGAGACCCGCGAGATGCTCGGTCTGGACGACATCGAGGAGATCCTCGGCCAGATCGACAGCGAGGCCGAGGTCGACGTCGAGGAGATGGAAGAGCAGGCCCAGGCCGTCAAACACGGCGCCGACGACACGAACATCAAGGATCCGGACGAGGTCATCGAAGAGATGGACGCGGACATGCCCGGCTCGGAGACGTTCAACGAACAGGACGGGACCGGGCAGAGCGACGACGGCAGTTCCGACGACAGCCCGCGATCGAGCTAG
- a CDS encoding DUF5815 family protein: MAEPRVPGGPGADLELPCGETVSLRQFDLGMREFSCDCGDTHAIVMDVHPLARFVPEDIVAQLRSVIDTDDDYEEFSMPHLMGSVMEEFPEEIAVADVSDDGQVGAALVWISDFDAERLHYVVVELLVELMEHAISHVENDDMAREFETQMAEFDIEGFVQAYRAERNLEDEFDQPV; this comes from the coding sequence ATGGCAGAACCACGCGTCCCTGGCGGCCCCGGCGCGGACCTCGAACTACCCTGCGGCGAGACCGTCTCCCTGCGGCAGTTCGACCTCGGTATGCGGGAGTTTTCCTGTGACTGTGGCGACACCCACGCCATCGTGATGGACGTCCACCCGCTGGCGAGGTTCGTTCCCGAGGACATCGTCGCCCAGTTGCGATCCGTGATCGACACCGACGACGACTACGAGGAGTTCTCGATGCCCCACCTCATGGGCAGCGTCATGGAGGAGTTCCCCGAAGAGATCGCCGTCGCAGACGTCTCGGACGACGGCCAGGTCGGTGCGGCGCTGGTCTGGATCAGTGATTTCGACGCCGAGCGCCTGCACTACGTCGTCGTCGAGTTACTAGTCGAACTGATGGAACACGCCATCAGCCACGTCGAGAACGACGACATGGCCCGTGAATTCGAGACTCAGATGGCCGAATTCGACATCGAGGGCTTTGTCCAGGCCTACCGCGCAGAGCGTAACCTCGAAGACGAGTTCGACCAGCCAGTGTGA
- the metG gene encoding methionine--tRNA ligase, which translates to MSHEDFPTEEPAVVTCGLPYANGDLHIGHLRTYVGGDVFSRALENLGQQTAFVCGSDMHGTPIAVQSIQQGVDPAEFALEYHEQYQETFPKFAVEFDNYGHTHDETNRELTHEIVRALESEGYVYEKEIKVAWDPEDDQPLPDRYVEGTCPYCGAQARGDECDEGCGRHLEPGEIEDPISTISGNPAEYRDRTHKFFEVSELSEYLTDFLDRLEGTSNARNQPRQWIEDGLQDWCITRDLDWGFDYPEIEGDESGASDDLVLYVWVDAPIEYIASTKQYTERVGADIYDWEEAWKADGEIVHIIGRDIIQHHTIFWPAMLKVAGYDEPRAVMASGFMTLNGKGFSTSRNRAVWAREYLEEGFHEDLLRYYLATNGGFQQDVDFSWAKFRERVNGELVGTVGNFLYRSLLFAHRNFDGTPDAEVSEEVEDRIDEAVEEYQAALNEYSIRKAGGAAVDLAAFGNEYIQRNEPWKLTDDDPERAAQVIRDCVQIAKALAILLEPFTPGKAAALWDQLAEDGSVHEATVADVHEAPPGAFDEPGELFEKIEDERVEQLNEKLQARVEEATESEDDGTESDEGADSESESMDIESLVEDRISFEDFQGIDMRVGRIETAEDVEDSDKLLRLEVDIGVETRQVVAGLKQLHDVEELPGTKVILLANMEQAELFGIESNGMVLAAGEQADLLTTHEDAPVGTRVK; encoded by the coding sequence ATGAGCCACGAGGACTTTCCGACCGAGGAGCCCGCGGTGGTGACCTGCGGGTTGCCCTACGCCAACGGCGACCTGCACATCGGCCACCTCCGGACGTACGTCGGCGGCGACGTGTTCAGCCGCGCCCTGGAGAACCTGGGCCAGCAGACCGCCTTCGTCTGCGGGTCGGACATGCACGGCACGCCCATCGCCGTCCAGTCCATCCAGCAGGGCGTCGACCCCGCCGAGTTCGCCCTGGAGTACCACGAGCAGTACCAGGAGACCTTTCCCAAGTTCGCGGTCGAGTTCGACAACTACGGCCACACCCACGACGAGACCAACCGCGAGCTGACCCACGAGATCGTCCGCGCCCTCGAATCGGAGGGGTACGTCTACGAGAAGGAGATCAAGGTCGCCTGGGACCCCGAGGACGACCAGCCCCTCCCGGATCGCTACGTCGAGGGGACCTGCCCCTACTGTGGCGCACAGGCCCGCGGCGACGAGTGCGACGAGGGCTGTGGCCGCCACCTCGAACCCGGCGAGATCGAGGACCCCATCTCGACCATCTCGGGCAACCCCGCGGAGTACCGCGACCGCACGCACAAGTTCTTCGAGGTCTCGGAACTCTCGGAGTATCTCACCGACTTTCTCGACCGCCTCGAAGGCACGAGCAACGCCCGGAATCAGCCCCGCCAGTGGATCGAGGACGGCCTGCAGGACTGGTGTATCACCCGGGATCTGGACTGGGGCTTTGACTACCCGGAAATTGAGGGCGACGAATCGGGCGCTAGCGACGACCTCGTCTTGTACGTCTGGGTCGACGCCCCCATCGAGTACATCGCCTCGACCAAGCAGTACACCGAGCGCGTCGGCGCCGACATCTACGACTGGGAAGAGGCCTGGAAAGCAGATGGTGAAATCGTCCACATCATCGGGCGGGACATCATCCAGCACCACACCATCTTCTGGCCGGCGATGCTGAAGGTCGCGGGCTACGACGAGCCCCGCGCCGTCATGGCCAGCGGCTTCATGACCCTCAACGGCAAGGGCTTCTCGACCTCCCGGAATCGGGCGGTCTGGGCCCGCGAATATCTGGAGGAAGGGTTCCACGAGGACCTGCTGCGGTACTATCTCGCGACGAACGGCGGCTTCCAGCAGGACGTGGACTTCTCGTGGGCGAAGTTCCGCGAGCGCGTCAACGGCGAGTTGGTGGGCACAGTCGGAAACTTCCTCTATCGGTCGCTCCTGTTCGCCCACCGCAACTTCGACGGGACGCCGGACGCAGAAGTGAGCGAGGAAGTCGAAGACCGCATCGACGAGGCCGTCGAAGAGTATCAGGCCGCGCTCAACGAGTACTCCATCCGGAAGGCCGGCGGTGCGGCGGTCGACCTCGCGGCGTTCGGCAACGAGTACATCCAGCGTAACGAGCCCTGGAAGTTGACTGACGACGATCCCGAGCGGGCGGCCCAGGTCATCCGGGACTGCGTCCAGATCGCGAAAGCGCTGGCCATCTTGCTGGAGCCCTTTACTCCCGGGAAGGCCGCGGCGCTGTGGGACCAGCTCGCAGAAGACGGGAGCGTCCACGAAGCCACGGTCGCGGACGTCCACGAGGCCCCGCCAGGCGCGTTCGACGAACCCGGCGAACTCTTCGAGAAGATCGAGGACGAACGCGTCGAACAGCTCAACGAGAAGCTGCAGGCCCGCGTCGAGGAAGCGACCGAGAGCGAGGACGATGGAACCGAAAGCGACGAAGGCGCCGACAGTGAATCAGAGAGCATGGATATCGAATCGCTCGTCGAGGATCGGATCAGCTTCGAGGATTTCCAGGGAATCGACATGCGCGTCGGGCGGATCGAGACCGCCGAGGACGTCGAGGACTCGGACAAGCTCCTCCGGCTGGAAGTCGACATCGGCGTCGAGACCCGACAGGTCGTCGCTGGCCTGAAACAGCTCCACGACGTCGAGGAGCTCCCCGGGACGAAAGTCATCCTGTTGGCGAACATGGAGCAGGCGGAACTGTTCGGCATCGAGTCCAACGGGATGGTCCTGGCTGCGGGCGAGCAGGCCGACCTGCTGACGACCCACGAGGACGCGCCGGTCGGGACGCGCGTGAAGTAG
- a CDS encoding cation:proton antiporter domain-containing protein codes for MSGSLLPVVAAILVVGIGAQLLARRLRVPSVVFYLVAGLLLGPDGAGMVTLETFGDGLEVIVGLAVAIIVFDGAFALQFGRIREASRTSLRLVTVGAVVMFAGTTVAVRVLTGSTWEIALLVGALLVATGPTVITPILEVVRVREHVAAALETEGIVNDVTAAIGAVVIFETLLLDDLGLPATFLTFIERLGIGVAAGLVATAIVYALLEADDEIDPDRRVVSMLTAASGLGSAALAGILAFEAGIGTPDWALVGLATGVVAAAVTAGLLRYDIGPEADRRVGLAFGLAGGAGAIAVTWVLTTETLAGSVRSGLALLAGALVAWAVFELFRSDVAPGEEPQAARFLTIAAAVGSFALAETVAAEAGIAAAATAGIALGNLDLPQRELMEEFGRDATLLVLAFVFVSLAALIDLSAIADLGVAGVALAAVVILVLRPLVAAIATVGVDRFSRPERLFLAAVGPRGIIPASVATLFAIELATAGNESAAQVLLGTVFVVIFATVSIEAGLARQIGDLLGVTPMRTILVGGGRVGRALATRLDRRGEFVVIVEDDENAAAEARRAGFTVHEGDGTESDVLRAAGIEDAKIVVAATGDDDVNALITQLASTKFGVGKIYARVNDPENVEAFDSEVVTAIDSSMATAYAIDNEIERPELAHWMNDLGDGHDIQQVTVTAEDLVGKTIEELRKEIPRGCLVAEVGEGSEAHVPEPDHRLADGEVVTFLGDSDAVAEAVRRFHPRE; via the coding sequence GTGTCGGGGTCGTTGTTACCAGTCGTCGCGGCGATCCTGGTCGTCGGGATCGGCGCGCAGCTACTCGCCCGGCGGCTCCGAGTGCCGAGTGTCGTCTTCTACCTGGTCGCCGGCCTCCTGCTCGGTCCCGACGGCGCGGGGATGGTAACACTGGAGACGTTCGGCGACGGACTGGAAGTCATCGTCGGACTGGCCGTCGCCATCATCGTCTTCGACGGCGCGTTCGCGTTGCAGTTCGGCCGTATCCGAGAAGCCTCTCGGACCTCCCTGCGACTGGTGACGGTCGGCGCGGTCGTGATGTTCGCAGGCACCACCGTGGCCGTGCGGGTCCTGACGGGGTCGACGTGGGAGATTGCACTACTCGTTGGTGCGCTGCTGGTCGCGACCGGTCCGACGGTCATCACGCCGATCCTCGAAGTCGTCCGGGTTCGCGAGCACGTCGCCGCGGCACTGGAGACGGAGGGTATCGTCAACGACGTGACCGCAGCGATCGGCGCGGTCGTGATCTTCGAGACGCTCTTGCTGGATGACCTGGGACTCCCTGCGACGTTTCTGACGTTCATCGAGCGGCTCGGTATCGGCGTCGCCGCCGGACTGGTCGCGACGGCGATCGTCTACGCGCTACTCGAAGCCGACGACGAGATCGATCCCGACAGGCGCGTCGTCAGTATGCTCACCGCTGCCAGCGGCCTCGGCTCGGCCGCACTGGCGGGCATCCTCGCGTTCGAGGCCGGGATCGGGACGCCCGACTGGGCGCTGGTGGGGCTGGCGACAGGGGTCGTCGCAGCCGCCGTCACCGCGGGACTGCTGCGCTACGACATCGGACCCGAAGCCGATCGACGGGTCGGGTTGGCGTTCGGCCTCGCCGGCGGTGCCGGGGCAATCGCAGTGACGTGGGTGCTGACCACCGAAACGCTCGCCGGCTCCGTTCGCTCCGGGCTCGCGCTCCTGGCAGGCGCCCTCGTCGCCTGGGCCGTCTTCGAGCTCTTCCGTAGCGACGTCGCGCCCGGCGAGGAGCCACAGGCCGCCCGGTTCCTGACGATCGCCGCCGCCGTCGGCTCGTTCGCGCTCGCCGAGACCGTCGCCGCCGAGGCCGGGATCGCGGCGGCGGCCACAGCCGGCATCGCGCTGGGCAATCTCGACCTGCCACAGCGAGAGTTGATGGAGGAGTTCGGCCGCGACGCGACCCTGCTCGTGCTGGCGTTCGTGTTCGTCTCGCTGGCGGCGCTGATCGATCTCAGCGCGATCGCAGACCTCGGCGTCGCCGGCGTAGCACTCGCGGCCGTCGTCATCCTCGTGTTGCGCCCGCTCGTCGCAGCGATCGCAACCGTTGGCGTCGATCGGTTCTCCCGGCCGGAGCGGCTGTTCCTCGCGGCGGTCGGCCCGCGCGGGATCATCCCGGCCAGCGTCGCGACGCTGTTCGCGATCGAACTGGCGACGGCGGGCAACGAGAGCGCGGCCCAGGTCCTCCTCGGGACGGTCTTCGTCGTCATCTTCGCGACCGTCTCGATCGAGGCGGGACTGGCGCGGCAGATCGGCGACTTACTCGGAGTGACACCAATGCGCACCATACTCGTCGGCGGTGGCCGGGTCGGCCGGGCGCTCGCCACACGACTCGACCGGAGAGGAGAGTTCGTCGTCATCGTCGAAGACGACGAGAACGCGGCCGCCGAGGCCAGAAGAGCGGGCTTCACCGTTCACGAGGGCGACGGCACCGAGAGCGACGTCCTCCGGGCGGCCGGGATCGAGGACGCCAAGATCGTCGTCGCGGCGACCGGCGACGACGACGTCAACGCGCTGATCACGCAACTGGCGTCGACGAAGTTCGGCGTCGGGAAGATCTACGCGCGAGTGAACGACCCCGAGAACGTCGAGGCGTTCGACTCGGAGGTGGTCACGGCGATCGACTCCTCGATGGCGACCGCCTACGCCATCGACAACGAGATCGAGCGGCCCGAACTGGCCCACTGGATGAACGACCTGGGCGACGGCCACGACATCCAGCAGGTCACCGTGACCGCCGAGGACCTCGTCGGCAAGACCATCGAGGAACTGCGCAAGGAGATTCCACGCGGGTGTCTGGTCGCGGAAGTCGGCGAGGGCAGCGAGGCCCACGTCCCGGAGCCCGACCACCGGCTGGCCGACGGCGAGGTCGTGACGTTCCTGGGAGACAGCGACGCCGTTGCCGAGGCTGTCAGGCGCTTCCACCCGCGGGAGTGA
- a CDS encoding winged helix-turn-helix transcriptional regulator yields the protein MSDQGVDESKRATLRRFAALGTAGSFARFAGGASAESDDESDARAAIAGYLEATPGAHFSKVRDDLQLGTGETQHHLRQLLEDDRIESYKDGDYRRFVPAGRFDDFEKAALSHLRRKTPRGMILTLLEDADAAGGDIAEAVDVSRPTVSKCAAELESAGLLTRESGYRLVDPERVLLLVVRYADSFGPDAVALAEDAADLVTMGSREQ from the coding sequence ATGAGCGATCAGGGGGTCGACGAGAGCAAGCGGGCGACCCTCCGACGATTCGCCGCGTTGGGGACGGCCGGATCGTTCGCCCGCTTCGCCGGGGGTGCAAGTGCTGAATCCGACGACGAGTCGGACGCACGCGCAGCCATCGCCGGTTACCTCGAAGCGACTCCCGGCGCGCACTTCTCGAAGGTTCGCGACGACCTCCAGTTGGGGACCGGCGAGACTCAGCACCACCTCCGACAGCTACTCGAGGACGACCGGATCGAGAGCTACAAAGACGGGGACTACCGCCGATTCGTGCCCGCTGGTCGATTCGACGACTTCGAAAAAGCGGCGCTGTCGCATCTTCGCCGGAAGACGCCGCGCGGGATGATCCTGACCCTCCTCGAAGACGCCGACGCGGCCGGCGGCGACATCGCCGAGGCCGTGGACGTCTCGCGGCCGACGGTCAGCAAGTGCGCGGCGGAACTGGAGTCCGCGGGTTTGCTGACGCGAGAGTCCGGATACAGGCTGGTCGACCCCGAGCGTGTCCTCCTGCTGGTCGTTCGCTATGCCGACTCGTTCGGCCCCGACGCCGTCGCGCTCGCTGAAGACGCCGCCGACCTCGTCACAATGGGCAGCCGCGAGCAATAG
- a CDS encoding DUF5786 family protein, with amino-acid sequence MGFGSYDESEQENQQSDADYDDDEAVNVHENDHDGSIDFESDADQNELLDKLQQMKD; translated from the coding sequence ATGGGCTTTGGGAGCTACGACGAATCCGAACAGGAGAACCAGCAGAGTGACGCAGACTACGACGACGACGAAGCCGTCAACGTCCACGAGAACGACCACGACGGCAGCATCGACTTCGAGTCCGACGCCGACCAGAACGAACTACTGGACAAGCTCCAGCAGATGAAAGACTAG
- a CDS encoding carbonic anhydrase yields the protein MNDTVRDLLAANDAHAAAFDSRFDHVQDAQYPDAVTVCCSDSRVLQDHIWGNDEPGQLFTCANIGNRVIQRTDHGEVVSGDVLYPLVHTETDTAIVVGHTGCGAVTATYDHLTSGLSDAPGIEHCIGLLAPALEAGVDALADDVSRAAAINRLVEYNVDRQVDALLESPDVPDHVDVVGVVYDFQDVYDGRRGEIHVINVAGETDVSLLKESYPDIADRFDRLWTP from the coding sequence ATGAACGACACCGTTCGGGACCTCCTGGCCGCGAACGACGCCCACGCCGCCGCGTTCGATTCGCGATTCGACCACGTTCAGGACGCCCAGTATCCCGACGCCGTCACTGTCTGCTGTTCTGACTCTCGGGTCCTCCAGGACCACATCTGGGGAAACGACGAGCCCGGACAGTTGTTCACCTGCGCCAATATCGGCAACCGCGTGATCCAGCGTACCGACCACGGCGAGGTCGTCTCCGGTGACGTCCTCTATCCGCTCGTCCACACGGAAACTGACACCGCCATCGTCGTCGGTCACACCGGCTGTGGCGCTGTTACGGCGACCTACGATCATCTCACCAGCGGGCTCTCGGACGCACCGGGGATCGAACACTGCATCGGCTTGCTCGCGCCCGCCCTCGAAGCCGGCGTCGACGCGCTTGCCGACGACGTTTCCCGCGCGGCGGCGATCAACCGACTCGTCGAGTACAACGTCGACCGGCAGGTCGATGCCCTACTCGAAAGCCCGGACGTCCCCGATCACGTCGACGTCGTCGGTGTCGTCTACGATTTTCAGGACGTCTACGACGGCCGACGCGGCGAGATCCACGTGATCAACGTCGCCGGTGAAACTGACGTCTCGCTGTTGAAGGAATCGTATCCCGACATTGCCGATCGATTCGACCGGCTGTGGACACCCTGA
- a CDS encoding metal-dependent hydrolase, whose protein sequence is MMATTHGLAGLLVGAVFAAVAPGETSLLLAAGLAGGLAPDLDLYWGHRRTLHFPVYGTVAALAAVGAALVAPTPGSLAVASFLLAAALHAASDVLGGGLELRPWEAGSQRAVYSHYHDRWLAPRRLVPYDGSPHDLALVFALGVPGLAVTSGLLQVAVGVTLVVSATYTLLRKRLATLAAVVAGVLPEQVLPYVPERYRAGGNSRVVSSSRRR, encoded by the coding sequence ATGATGGCGACGACCCACGGTCTGGCCGGTCTGCTCGTCGGGGCCGTCTTCGCCGCGGTCGCACCCGGTGAGACGTCGCTCCTGCTTGCAGCGGGGCTAGCTGGGGGGCTGGCACCCGACCTCGATCTCTACTGGGGCCACCGCCGGACGCTTCACTTCCCGGTCTACGGGACGGTGGCTGCGCTGGCCGCCGTCGGCGCCGCTCTGGTGGCGCCGACACCTGGCTCGCTCGCGGTCGCCTCGTTCCTCCTCGCGGCCGCGCTCCACGCCGCGAGTGACGTTCTCGGCGGCGGACTCGAACTCCGGCCCTGGGAGGCTGGCTCGCAACGAGCTGTCTACTCTCACTATCACGACCGGTGGCTCGCGCCCCGACGGCTCGTCCCCTACGACGGCTCGCCGCACGACCTCGCGCTCGTGTTCGCACTCGGCGTGCCGGGACTCGCGGTCACCAGCGGTCTTCTCCAGGTCGCAGTCGGTGTGACGCTGGTCGTTTCGGCGACCTACACCCTGCTGCGAAAGCGACTGGCGACGCTCGCGGCTGTGGTCGCCGGGGTGCTCCCCGAGCAGGTTCTGCCGTACGTCCCCGAGCGTTATCGGGCGGGCGGAAACAGCCGCGTAGTCAGTTCCTCGCGTCGGAGGTAG
- a CDS encoding DUF7124 domain-containing protein translates to MDGGGSGEMTLAFDLEALKRLARPDAVFTDARQWSEYVGVVSEKPTYVVTNFTRKHRIRQDFFSGPRGRKESLENVKEQFDTPRHVYVGTTDEDADLAERVGWEFLHVEDAAEAAEWELGEPESPAQEDEQAREDWP, encoded by the coding sequence ATGGACGGCGGTGGCAGCGGCGAGATGACTCTCGCCTTCGATCTGGAGGCACTGAAACGACTGGCCCGCCCGGACGCGGTGTTCACCGACGCGCGCCAGTGGAGCGAGTACGTCGGCGTCGTCTCCGAGAAGCCGACCTACGTCGTGACTAACTTCACGCGCAAGCATCGCATCCGACAGGACTTCTTCTCCGGTCCCCGGGGCCGCAAGGAGAGCCTCGAAAACGTCAAAGAACAGTTCGACACCCCCCGACACGTCTACGTCGGCACCACCGACGAGGACGCGGACCTCGCCGAGCGCGTCGGCTGGGAGTTCCTGCACGTCGAGGATGCGGCCGAGGCCGCCGAGTGGGAACTGGGCGAACCCGAGAGCCCGGCACAGGAAGACGAGCAGGCCCGCGAAGACTGGCCGTAG
- a CDS encoding TVP38/TMEM64 family protein, with protein MDRPVRIFADSRSRWTVALLVVLVILSLLAARTIFAQYAAWLSDPDAVRSFVADFGIFAPLTFVFLQACQVIFAPIPGQALGFASGWLFGAYWGTVYSLAGATIGSFVAFHLSRRWGRPFVERAITASVLDRFDDFSSNHGYLTLFIVFLIPGMPDDVICFVGGTTDLDIKRMTAISLLGRVPGYFLTNLAGASVASEDYTAAAVIVVVMAAIALVVYLRREELTTRLFPPAR; from the coding sequence ATGGATCGCCCCGTCCGGATCTTCGCCGACAGTCGGAGCCGGTGGACCGTCGCCCTTCTCGTCGTCCTCGTGATTCTCTCGCTGCTTGCGGCACGGACCATCTTCGCCCAGTACGCCGCGTGGCTGTCCGACCCCGACGCAGTGCGGTCGTTCGTGGCGGACTTTGGTATCTTCGCGCCGCTGACGTTCGTCTTCCTGCAAGCCTGCCAGGTGATCTTCGCGCCGATTCCCGGGCAGGCGCTCGGGTTCGCCAGCGGCTGGCTGTTCGGGGCCTACTGGGGAACGGTCTACAGCCTCGCCGGTGCGACGATCGGTAGTTTCGTCGCCTTCCACCTCTCACGGCGCTGGGGACGACCGTTCGTCGAACGGGCGATCACCGCGTCAGTGCTGGATCGGTTCGACGACTTCTCGTCGAATCACGGCTATCTGACGCTGTTTATCGTCTTTCTCATCCCGGGGATGCCCGACGACGTCATCTGTTTCGTCGGCGGGACGACCGATCTCGACATCAAGCGTATGACGGCCATCTCCCTGTTAGGGCGGGTTCCTGGCTACTTCCTGACGAACCTGGCCGGAGCCTCCGTCGCGTCAGAAGACTACACCGCTGCAGCCGTAATCGTCGTCGTGATGGCCGCCATTGCACTCGTCGTCTACCTCCGACGCGAGGAACTGACTACGCGGCTGTTTCCGCCCGCCCGATAA
- a CDS encoding DUF7312 domain-containing protein, which translates to MADDEDDGWSFETGEVGADADAAADDDQSANAEQPGDEDGEWRYSLSDLEDDEADETEQSAVGGNVFGSFSSDSEAIEAGSPSVEGTLFVVAGAVLALLFFLQFYLLMG; encoded by the coding sequence ATGGCAGACGACGAGGACGACGGGTGGTCGTTCGAAACAGGCGAGGTTGGAGCAGACGCCGACGCGGCAGCTGACGACGACCAGTCTGCGAACGCCGAGCAGCCCGGTGACGAAGACGGCGAGTGGCGCTACTCGCTGTCGGATCTCGAAGACGACGAGGCCGACGAGACAGAACAGAGCGCAGTAGGCGGTAACGTCTTCGGCTCGTTCTCCAGCGACAGCGAGGCCATCGAGGCCGGCTCGCCGTCGGTCGAGGGGACGCTGTTCGTCGTCGCGGGCGCGGTCCTCGCACTCCTGTTCTTCCTGCAGTTCTACCTCCTGATGGGGTAG